A genomic segment from Lignipirellula cremea encodes:
- a CDS encoding cysteine desulfurase family protein has protein sequence MRQLYFDYNATTPVAPSVHEAMRPFLAEYYGNPSSSHSLGRASQEAIEDSRSQLAGLLGCDREEIVFTGCGTESNNLALKGVLMLGGAAAAGHLVISAIEHPAIAEPAAYLERLGFGVSVVPCDRHGVVQPEAVEKALRVDTVLVSIMHANNETGVIQPIREIAEICHEQDVLLHTDAAQSVGKIRTNVDELNVDLLSVAGHKMYGPKGVGALFVRRGVSLEPILHGGGQESGLRAGTENTTHIVGLGQAAQLASKGLDETQERMTTLRNRLQSLLKQALGDRMTINGERSERLPNTLSVNFLDGPGREILARTPEICAATGSACHSGAGTQSPSQAGLGLTADEARGTVRLSVGWYTSEEDIDRAANLLITACEALRD, from the coding sequence GTGCGGCAACTCTACTTCGACTATAACGCCACGACTCCGGTCGCCCCCAGCGTACATGAGGCGATGCGGCCTTTTCTGGCCGAGTATTACGGCAACCCATCCAGCTCGCACTCGCTGGGACGCGCCTCCCAGGAAGCGATCGAAGACTCCCGTTCGCAACTGGCGGGCCTGCTGGGCTGCGACCGGGAAGAGATCGTCTTCACCGGCTGCGGCACCGAGAGCAATAACCTCGCCCTCAAAGGGGTGCTGATGCTCGGCGGCGCCGCGGCGGCGGGGCATCTGGTGATCTCCGCCATTGAGCACCCGGCCATCGCTGAACCGGCCGCCTATCTGGAACGGCTGGGCTTTGGCGTCAGCGTGGTTCCCTGCGACCGGCATGGCGTGGTCCAACCCGAAGCAGTCGAGAAGGCCCTGCGGGTCGACACGGTCCTCGTCAGCATCATGCACGCCAACAATGAGACCGGCGTAATCCAGCCAATCCGCGAGATCGCCGAAATCTGCCACGAACAGGACGTCCTGCTGCACACCGATGCGGCCCAGAGCGTCGGCAAGATTCGCACCAACGTGGACGAGCTGAACGTTGACCTGCTGTCGGTCGCCGGCCACAAAATGTACGGCCCCAAAGGAGTCGGCGCCCTGTTTGTCCGCCGCGGCGTCAGCCTGGAGCCGATCCTGCACGGCGGCGGCCAGGAGTCCGGTCTGCGGGCCGGCACCGAAAACACCACGCACATTGTCGGCCTGGGCCAGGCCGCCCAGCTGGCTTCCAAAGGACTCGACGAAACCCAGGAGCGAATGACGACCCTGCGGAACCGCCTGCAGTCCCTGCTGAAACAGGCCCTGGGCGATCGGATGACAATCAACGGCGAGCGTTCCGAGCGACTGCCCAACACACTCAGCGTGAACTTCCTCGACGGCCCCGGCCGCGAGATCCTGGCCCGCACGCCCGAGATTTGCGCCGCGACCGGTTCCGCCTGTCACAGCGGCGCCGGGACCCAGTCCCCTTCCCAGGCCGGACTCGGTCTGACGGCAGACGAAGCCCGCGGCACGGTCCGTTTAAGCGTCGGCTGGTACACGTCGGAAGAAGACATCGACCGCGCCGCCAATCTGCTCATCACGGCCTGCGAAGCGCTCCGCGATTAA
- a CDS encoding M1 family aminopeptidase, producing the protein MNATSFCAAPSTCRTMRLPGWRLALLVVCLLAPATLSAEDRVGPFKHAERSVRSRDFDQQHLRLDLDINWADHSFTGVARHTLTPFKPLDSLTFDAAEMEVRHAWLLAGDEKGQKKELNFEQRKEQLVVRLDRSHPAGESLTVAIEYLVKDPEHGVHFVFPDQDEPDGQTMLWTQSEPEYARYWFPCFDSPTDRLTSEIFVKAPVEYLVLSNGRLLDTPAPVDGVKTWHWSQAKSHVPYLMSIVVGDFEKYEQRWRDTPITSYTPRGRLADAERSFADTPAMMEFFSRKIGVAYPWPKYAQICVDEYKWGGMEHTSATTLNLSTLHDAQAALDVSSENLVAHELAHQWYGDLLTCKDWGELWLNESFATFFATLWKEQDEGPEEAAWERFREEQSYLAEDKTYRRSIVNYRYDTPIKMFDRHSYPKGARVLQMLRFELGEDLFWKSIQHYTAANQHRTVETADLRRAIEDASGQGLNWFFDQWIYHGGHPEFHVDWRWDADAGQVRVHIEQKQKVDDVTPLFRTHLEIEVAVAGKEQLHRVLIEKADQTFDFPAAERPTRVCLDPSNWVLKELTADKSKQEWLDQLQHDSHLVCRAQAAEGLAEFVKDTDVVAALAQAAQQDPFWGVREEATKALANARGDAARKALLQVLKEDQKSTVRQQAIASLEKYAHDDTRAALRAAIADDASYKTVSSALEMLAKVDRAHCADDLLQALERPSHREQILKAACKGLAEIKHAAAVDRLADMLEHPLTFDRRLAIAQAIVKFKQKHDGATQRLRPLLASQRQDLRLAAVQALAETGDEKTVGPLTDLRAAEKADAVVKEIDKAIKKLNEAAKK; encoded by the coding sequence ATGAATGCTACTTCTTTCTGTGCGGCTCCCTCGACCTGTCGCACGATGCGACTGCCTGGCTGGCGGCTGGCGCTGCTGGTGGTCTGCCTGCTGGCTCCGGCGACGCTGTCGGCCGAAGATCGCGTCGGCCCCTTCAAGCATGCCGAGCGAAGCGTCCGCAGCCGCGATTTCGACCAGCAGCACCTGCGGCTGGATCTCGACATCAACTGGGCGGACCATTCCTTCACCGGCGTGGCCCGGCATACGCTCACCCCGTTCAAGCCGCTGGACAGCCTGACCTTTGACGCGGCCGAGATGGAAGTCCGCCACGCCTGGCTCCTGGCCGGCGACGAAAAGGGCCAGAAGAAAGAGCTGAATTTTGAACAGCGGAAAGAGCAGCTGGTCGTGCGGCTGGATCGCTCCCATCCGGCCGGAGAGTCGCTGACGGTCGCAATTGAATACCTGGTGAAAGACCCAGAACACGGCGTGCACTTTGTCTTTCCCGACCAGGACGAACCCGACGGCCAGACGATGCTCTGGACCCAGAGCGAACCGGAATACGCCCGCTACTGGTTCCCCTGCTTCGACTCCCCCACCGATCGCCTCACCAGCGAGATCTTCGTCAAGGCGCCGGTCGAGTACCTGGTGCTGTCCAACGGCCGGCTGCTCGATACGCCGGCCCCCGTCGATGGTGTCAAAACTTGGCACTGGTCCCAGGCGAAAAGCCATGTCCCCTATTTAATGTCGATCGTCGTGGGCGATTTTGAGAAGTACGAGCAGCGCTGGCGGGATACGCCGATCACCTCGTACACGCCCCGCGGACGCCTGGCCGACGCGGAACGCTCGTTCGCCGATACGCCGGCGATGATGGAGTTTTTCTCGCGGAAAATCGGCGTCGCTTACCCGTGGCCCAAGTACGCCCAGATCTGCGTCGACGAATACAAATGGGGCGGCATGGAGCATACGTCCGCCACCACGCTCAACCTCAGCACGCTGCACGACGCCCAGGCCGCCCTGGATGTTTCCAGCGAGAACCTGGTCGCCCATGAACTGGCCCACCAGTGGTACGGCGATCTGCTCACCTGCAAGGACTGGGGCGAACTGTGGCTGAACGAGAGCTTCGCCACCTTCTTCGCCACCCTCTGGAAAGAGCAGGACGAAGGCCCCGAGGAAGCCGCCTGGGAGCGGTTCCGCGAAGAACAGTCCTACCTGGCCGAAGACAAAACGTACCGCCGGTCGATCGTCAATTATCGCTATGACACGCCGATCAAAATGTTCGACCGCCATTCCTATCCCAAAGGCGCCCGGGTGCTGCAGATGCTGCGGTTTGAACTGGGCGAAGATCTGTTCTGGAAGTCGATCCAGCATTACACGGCCGCCAACCAGCACCGCACGGTCGAAACGGCCGACCTCCGCAGGGCCATCGAAGACGCCTCTGGCCAGGGGCTGAACTGGTTCTTCGACCAGTGGATCTACCACGGCGGGCATCCCGAGTTCCACGTCGACTGGCGCTGGGACGCCGACGCCGGCCAGGTCCGCGTGCACATTGAGCAGAAGCAAAAGGTCGACGACGTCACCCCCCTGTTCCGCACGCATCTGGAGATCGAAGTCGCGGTCGCCGGCAAGGAGCAACTGCACCGGGTGCTGATTGAGAAAGCCGATCAAACCTTCGACTTCCCCGCCGCCGAGCGGCCGACGCGGGTCTGCCTGGATCCCAGCAACTGGGTGCTGAAGGAACTGACAGCCGACAAAAGCAAACAGGAATGGCTGGATCAGCTGCAGCACGATTCCCACCTGGTCTGCCGCGCCCAAGCGGCCGAAGGCCTGGCGGAGTTTGTCAAAGACACCGACGTGGTCGCCGCCCTGGCCCAGGCGGCCCAGCAGGACCCGTTCTGGGGCGTGCGGGAAGAGGCGACCAAAGCGCTCGCTAACGCCCGCGGCGACGCCGCCCGGAAGGCCCTGCTGCAGGTGTTGAAAGAGGATCAAAAGAGCACGGTCCGCCAGCAGGCAATCGCTTCCCTGGAGAAGTACGCCCACGACGACACGCGGGCCGCGCTGCGGGCCGCCATCGCGGACGACGCCTCCTATAAAACGGTATCCTCGGCTTTGGAGATGCTGGCCAAGGTCGACAGGGCGCACTGCGCCGACGATCTGCTCCAGGCGCTCGAGCGGCCCAGCCATCGGGAGCAGATCCTCAAAGCGGCCTGCAAAGGTCTGGCAGAGATCAAGCACGCCGCCGCGGTCGATCGACTGGCCGACATGCTCGAACATCCGCTCACGTTTGACCGCCGTCTGGCGATCGCCCAGGCGATCGTCAAATTCAAGCAGAAGCACGACGGAGCCACCCAGCGGTTGCGCCCGCTGCTGGCCAGCCAGCGGCAAGACCTGCGACTGGCGGCCGTCCAGGCGCTGGCCGAAACGGGCGACGAAAAAACGGTCGGCCCGCTAACCGACCTCCGCGCCGCAGAAAAGGCCGACGCGGTGGTCAAGGAGATCGACAAGGCCATCAAAAAGCTGAACGAAGCGGCCAAAAAGTAA
- a CDS encoding anti-sigma factor family protein — protein sequence MSQQFSDEQLSAYLDGELQGDELAAVEQHLRENADAQRLVEELRALSQAVQALPVQRLDADFSQRVLRRAERELLSPAASNGAAAEKQPVDRTANTIPFPASGPSQPAAGAPPAGPLAATQVPARRWRMQVWPMLASAAALLLMAWYGLTLPRGLPVALHQPDEVQKPEDARESAGWSLAENARTDPAGSFKAGSTADSTARMSADAAPPAESHLAQGSADKQSAAGPSRLADARNPSGPEVAEKMRAGGAPLASRHARTLPESEVQEAATSDDLVANRLAMKKQSASLADAAPAPAASAGFASTEMSKDRRESAAALRLEEGPVSAVLTLQAPRNRQAQADLLARFDRQEIAFRGPVDAQGLTALQAGRGFLKDASAVHRYRQMNAAPGDVEKAKVESGPSDMAAQAMRKRADLQAAKAAGEAGAKPAIGNVAAKPDAKGLAVAPADAGPAAADRHADSANPAGDPPSEWQVVVLELTPEQAASLQAEFAARDGLPPPSPAEKESAASPVEDQVAAVSPAVSPAGPPAPATLVRPKTPAVRRHVLTAPGMQAQQAPGEPRGFAPPAALQSGADKPAIAAPAIAAADTADADAGVASAPETASKPKADQNANTVAGGARAFGGQNATDRAEAKEVADDQSPVRESIAPAADPAAPQALAAAPESLPRDDAPVESPAAPGAAPGASADLQTAQNSPSGAPLGPQVRDFKAEEKPVPERDKLESLAASSALRMASPLEHNAGQSTGPDRDKSPARVRVILILP from the coding sequence ATGAGCCAGCAGTTTTCCGACGAACAACTCAGCGCCTATCTAGATGGCGAATTGCAAGGCGACGAACTGGCGGCCGTGGAGCAGCATCTCCGCGAGAACGCCGACGCCCAGCGCCTGGTTGAGGAACTGCGCGCCCTGAGCCAGGCGGTGCAAGCCTTGCCGGTGCAGCGGCTCGACGCCGATTTTAGCCAGCGCGTGCTGCGCCGTGCGGAACGGGAGCTGCTCAGCCCGGCCGCCTCTAACGGAGCCGCCGCAGAGAAACAGCCGGTCGACCGCACCGCCAACACGATCCCGTTCCCGGCATCCGGCCCTTCGCAACCAGCAGCAGGTGCTCCTCCGGCCGGGCCCCTGGCCGCGACCCAGGTTCCGGCTCGTCGCTGGCGCATGCAGGTCTGGCCGATGCTGGCCTCGGCGGCCGCTTTGTTGCTGATGGCCTGGTACGGACTGACTTTGCCCCGCGGACTGCCCGTCGCCCTGCATCAGCCGGATGAAGTGCAGAAGCCCGAGGACGCCCGCGAATCTGCGGGCTGGTCGCTAGCGGAAAACGCCCGGACTGACCCTGCCGGGTCGTTCAAGGCCGGCTCCACTGCCGACTCCACGGCCAGAATGTCTGCGGATGCGGCGCCGCCGGCCGAATCGCACCTGGCGCAAGGTTCTGCCGACAAACAGTCAGCTGCTGGCCCGTCGCGTCTGGCGGATGCTCGGAATCCATCCGGTCCGGAAGTTGCAGAAAAGATGCGCGCCGGCGGCGCCCCGCTGGCTTCTCGTCACGCACGCACCTTGCCGGAATCAGAAGTTCAGGAAGCAGCAACCAGCGACGACCTGGTCGCGAATCGTCTTGCCATGAAGAAGCAGTCCGCGTCGCTGGCGGACGCGGCGCCGGCTCCGGCCGCTTCGGCAGGATTCGCCTCTACGGAAATGTCGAAAGACCGACGTGAATCGGCTGCCGCCCTGCGGCTGGAGGAGGGGCCTGTCTCGGCCGTGTTGACGCTCCAGGCTCCCCGCAACCGACAGGCTCAGGCGGATCTGCTGGCCCGTTTTGATCGCCAGGAAATCGCTTTCCGGGGACCTGTCGATGCGCAAGGTTTGACCGCTTTGCAGGCTGGCAGGGGATTCTTGAAAGACGCCTCCGCCGTGCACCGCTACCGGCAAATGAACGCGGCCCCTGGCGACGTCGAGAAAGCCAAGGTCGAATCCGGTCCCTCCGACATGGCCGCCCAGGCCATGCGGAAACGGGCCGACCTTCAGGCCGCGAAAGCCGCTGGCGAAGCCGGCGCCAAACCGGCCATCGGTAACGTGGCCGCCAAACCGGACGCCAAAGGGCTGGCCGTCGCTCCTGCAGACGCTGGTCCTGCGGCCGCCGATCGCCACGCTGATTCCGCAAATCCCGCGGGCGATCCGCCGTCGGAATGGCAGGTGGTCGTGCTGGAACTGACCCCCGAACAGGCTGCTTCACTGCAGGCGGAATTTGCCGCCCGCGATGGCCTGCCGCCTCCGTCGCCCGCTGAGAAAGAATCGGCTGCGTCGCCTGTCGAAGATCAGGTGGCCGCTGTGTCTCCGGCTGTATCCCCCGCGGGTCCTCCGGCTCCTGCGACGCTGGTGCGACCGAAAACGCCCGCCGTCAGGCGTCACGTTCTCACGGCTCCCGGGATGCAGGCCCAGCAAGCGCCGGGCGAGCCGCGTGGATTCGCCCCGCCGGCGGCCCTGCAGAGCGGAGCAGACAAGCCCGCGATTGCGGCCCCAGCGATTGCGGCAGCCGACACGGCGGATGCGGACGCCGGAGTCGCCAGCGCACCAGAAACCGCCAGCAAGCCGAAAGCCGACCAGAATGCAAACACCGTAGCAGGCGGCGCTCGTGCCTTTGGCGGACAGAACGCGACCGATCGTGCGGAGGCGAAAGAAGTAGCCGACGACCAAAGTCCGGTCCGCGAATCGATCGCCCCGGCGGCCGATCCGGCCGCTCCTCAAGCGCTGGCTGCAGCCCCCGAAAGCTTGCCACGCGATGACGCGCCCGTCGAATCGCCCGCGGCGCCTGGCGCCGCGCCAGGGGCTTCGGCCGACCTGCAGACCGCGCAAAATTCGCCGAGCGGGGCCCCGCTGGGTCCGCAAGTTCGCGACTTCAAGGCGGAAGAAAAACCGGTCCCGGAAAGGGACAAACTCGAAAGCCTTGCCGCCTCGTCCGCCCTGCGCATGGCGTCTCCCCTGGAACACAACGCGGGGCAAAGCACAGGGCCGGACCGCGACAAGTCGCCGGCGCGGGTCCGCGTCATCCTGATTCTCCCCTGA
- a CDS encoding MotA/TolQ/ExbB proton channel family protein, with product MRALVSMSVTAVWLLSASPVLAQEAAVPAEQSPQGFLGIIFSGGIIGFLMIAALLALSLTSAYLVFEHIMTLRRGELMPDGLSDQVRELLNAGRAGDAVRLCRDRPSMLSFVLLNGLGEIDGGWTAVEKALEDALAEQSARLFRKIEYLSVIGNIAPMVGLLGTVIGMIFAFQQVAVTQGSAGAADLAEGIYQALVTTVGGLLVAIPSLGAFAIFRNRVDQLTAEAAYMAQHAMTPLKRTRNAAPAKAPSKGPAGPTPPPPPA from the coding sequence TTGCGCGCTTTGGTGTCAATGAGTGTCACAGCCGTCTGGCTGCTGTCGGCTTCGCCCGTTCTGGCGCAGGAAGCCGCTGTCCCGGCGGAGCAGTCGCCGCAGGGGTTTCTGGGGATCATCTTCTCGGGCGGGATCATCGGCTTTCTGATGATCGCCGCGCTGCTGGCGTTGTCGCTGACCTCGGCCTACCTGGTGTTTGAACACATCATGACGCTCCGCCGGGGCGAACTGATGCCCGACGGACTGAGCGACCAGGTGCGGGAGCTGCTCAATGCGGGGCGAGCGGGCGACGCGGTTCGCCTTTGCCGCGATCGACCGAGCATGCTTTCTTTTGTGCTGCTCAACGGCCTGGGAGAAATCGACGGCGGTTGGACGGCGGTCGAGAAAGCGCTGGAAGACGCGCTGGCCGAGCAATCGGCCCGTCTGTTCCGCAAGATCGAATACCTGTCGGTGATCGGCAATATCGCGCCGATGGTCGGACTGCTGGGAACGGTCATCGGGATGATCTTCGCCTTCCAGCAGGTGGCCGTCACGCAAGGCTCCGCCGGAGCGGCCGATCTGGCCGAAGGCATCTACCAGGCTCTCGTCACCACGGTGGGCGGGCTGCTGGTGGCGATTCCGTCGCTGGGGGCCTTCGCCATCTTTCGTAACCGGGTCGATCAGCTCACCGCCGAAGCGGCCTACATGGCCCAGCACGCCATGACCCCGCTCAAACGCACCCGGAACGCGGCGCCCGCCAAGGCTCCTTCAAAAGGTCCTGCGGGACCGACGCCTCCTCCGCCGCCGGCTTAA
- a CDS encoding tetratricopeptide repeat protein — protein sequence MPFGALLPRLSLHLLLGVMLPALASLSAAADEVLEQGRSSRDVKTTRGQIVDYDGRNLTIIIGTGQEKTIPTSKILEVRPAWTDAMAQAESLFAQGDYAGAIDAYRTAGQAADKAWIRRHILARLTRCYHNTGRPELACAAFSSLVDSDAQTIHFGDIPLNWTAEQPTPALEQQAAAWLASPKSAVQALLGASWLGSLAVKRTEAQRTLQSLAANPDSRISLLATAQLWRYQWPTANEEEIARFAASIDRLPPDLRGGSYYLLGRALVRQKKPQEAALALLRAPVLHADQQAIASDALRLAAQQFEGLGQTEEAASLYRELINHYKTSPMAAEAQTRLQLLEK from the coding sequence ATGCCTTTTGGCGCTCTACTCCCGCGACTCTCGCTCCACCTGCTGCTGGGCGTCATGCTGCCGGCGCTGGCCAGTTTGTCGGCGGCGGCGGATGAGGTCCTGGAGCAGGGACGCAGCTCGCGGGATGTGAAAACGACCCGCGGCCAGATCGTCGATTACGACGGCCGCAACCTGACGATTATCATCGGGACCGGCCAGGAAAAGACGATCCCCACCAGCAAGATCCTGGAGGTCCGCCCGGCCTGGACCGACGCCATGGCCCAGGCCGAATCGCTCTTTGCCCAGGGCGACTACGCCGGGGCGATTGACGCCTATCGCACGGCCGGACAGGCCGCCGACAAAGCCTGGATCCGGCGACACATTCTGGCCCGTCTGACCCGCTGCTATCACAACACGGGCCGGCCCGAACTGGCCTGCGCTGCGTTTTCCAGTTTGGTGGACAGCGACGCGCAAACGATCCATTTTGGCGACATCCCGCTGAACTGGACGGCCGAACAACCCACGCCCGCGCTCGAACAACAGGCGGCCGCCTGGCTGGCTTCGCCGAAGTCGGCCGTCCAGGCGCTGCTGGGGGCCAGCTGGCTGGGCTCGCTCGCCGTGAAGCGGACGGAGGCGCAGCGGACGCTGCAGTCGCTGGCGGCGAATCCGGATTCGCGGATTTCGCTGCTGGCTACGGCCCAGTTGTGGCGTTACCAGTGGCCGACTGCTAATGAGGAAGAGATCGCCCGCTTCGCCGCTTCGATTGACCGCCTGCCGCCGGACCTGCGTGGCGGGTCGTATTATCTGCTGGGCCGGGCGCTGGTCCGGCAGAAGAAGCCGCAGGAAGCGGCCCTGGCGCTGCTTCGTGCGCCGGTGTTGCATGCCGACCAGCAGGCGATTGCGTCCGACGCGCTTCGTCTGGCGGCGCAGCAGTTTGAGGGACTCGGCCAGACGGAAGAAGCGGCCTCCCTCTACCGCGAGCTGATAAATCATTATAAAACGTCCCCCATGGCGGCCGAGGCGCAAACCCGGCTGCAGCTGCTGGAAAAGTAG
- a CDS encoding vWA domain-containing protein has translation MASRTSPVDATPAPAAWGLPAWLLSAVLHGLLFITAVFCLRFAPRGVAPEADRPASIVLVNTSAGEVEYFSEEEANDSESAAAAAAAQAFTAASAGSPLPAVEEAPLEMAGLLPSAGELQGGFGDLADALPDASDLTSDGKDGRRPLVGAGAQTRTQVFGLQGEGSKFVYVFDRSGSMEGYGGRPIAAAKAELAASLGPLESTHQFQIIFYNERPTVLNPLGAAQPRLMYGNERDKTLAIDFIRRISAAGGTEHVRPLQLALGMAPDVIFFLTDAEEPRLSDDELAQVRRWNRGESVINTIEFGAGPFDGENNFLVKLAKQNSGQHIYIDVSKLPAVR, from the coding sequence ATGGCCTCCCGTACTTCTCCTGTCGATGCGACGCCGGCTCCGGCGGCCTGGGGCTTGCCGGCCTGGCTGTTGTCGGCGGTGCTGCATGGCCTGCTGTTTATCACAGCCGTTTTCTGTCTGCGGTTTGCGCCCCGGGGCGTGGCGCCCGAGGCGGACCGGCCGGCTTCGATCGTGCTGGTCAATACGTCGGCCGGCGAGGTCGAGTACTTCTCCGAAGAGGAAGCGAACGACAGCGAATCGGCTGCCGCGGCGGCTGCCGCCCAGGCGTTCACGGCCGCCTCCGCCGGTAGCCCTTTGCCGGCAGTCGAAGAGGCGCCTTTGGAGATGGCCGGCCTGTTGCCGTCAGCGGGCGAACTGCAGGGCGGCTTTGGCGACCTGGCCGACGCCTTGCCCGATGCCTCGGATCTGACCAGCGACGGAAAGGACGGCCGCCGGCCGCTGGTGGGGGCCGGCGCGCAGACCCGCACGCAGGTGTTTGGGCTGCAGGGGGAAGGCAGCAAGTTCGTCTACGTGTTTGATCGTTCCGGCAGCATGGAAGGTTATGGCGGCCGCCCTATCGCCGCCGCCAAAGCGGAACTGGCGGCCAGCCTGGGTCCGCTGGAGAGCACGCATCAGTTCCAGATCATCTTCTACAACGAGCGTCCGACCGTGCTGAACCCCCTGGGGGCGGCCCAGCCGCGATTGATGTACGGTAACGAGCGGGATAAAACGCTGGCGATCGACTTTATCCGCCGCATTTCGGCCGCCGGCGGCACTGAGCATGTCCGGCCGTTACAATTGGCCCTGGGCATGGCGCCCGATGTGATCTTTTTTCTGACCGATGCGGAAGAGCCGCGGCTGAGCGACGACGAACTGGCCCAGGTGCGGCGCTGGAACCGGGGGGAATCGGTCATCAATACGATCGAATTCGGCGCCGGGCCGTTCGACGGTGAGAATAACTTTCTGGTGAAGCTGGCGAAGCAGAACAGCGGCCAGCACATTTATATCGATGTTTCCAAACTGCCCGCGGTCAGGTAA
- a CDS encoding CDGSH iron-sulfur domain-containing protein, producing MSDVTVRVRDNGPLLIEGPIKIVDADGNVYHVSPDKPAVALCRCGASANRPFCDGAHKGCGFDAVDRAPQV from the coding sequence ATGTCTGACGTCACCGTTCGCGTCCGCGATAATGGACCGTTGTTAATCGAAGGTCCGATCAAAATTGTCGACGCAGATGGCAATGTTTACCACGTTTCGCCCGACAAACCGGCGGTCGCTTTGTGCCGTTGCGGGGCTTCTGCCAATCGTCCGTTTTGTGACGGCGCCCATAAAGGTTGTGGTTTTGACGCCGTGGATCGTGCGCCCCAGGTTTAG
- a CDS encoding sigma-70 family RNA polymerase sigma factor, with protein sequence MNDDLQLIDESLAGDTEAFGRLVQKHQDRLFNTLCHVVGCREEAEDIAQEAFVQAFVKLETFRRDSAFYTWLYRIAFNLAVSHGRRNRRRTASSLDQSREATGDEPTDPQEGPEQSLERQERAELVQAALQAISSEYRMILVLREMENNSYEVISEILGVPIGTVRSRLHRARLQLRDELKETLQINE encoded by the coding sequence GTGAACGACGACCTCCAGTTAATCGACGAATCGCTCGCAGGCGACACCGAAGCGTTTGGCCGGCTGGTGCAAAAGCACCAGGACCGATTGTTCAATACGCTTTGCCATGTCGTAGGCTGTCGCGAAGAAGCAGAAGACATCGCCCAGGAGGCGTTTGTCCAGGCCTTCGTCAAGCTGGAGACCTTTCGGCGGGATAGCGCCTTTTATACATGGCTGTATCGGATCGCCTTTAACCTGGCGGTCAGTCATGGCCGGCGTAACCGGCGCAGAACGGCGTCCTCCCTGGACCAGTCGCGGGAAGCGACCGGCGACGAACCGACGGATCCGCAGGAAGGACCCGAGCAAAGCCTGGAAAGGCAGGAGCGGGCCGAGCTGGTCCAGGCGGCCCTGCAGGCGATCAGCAGCGAGTATCGCATGATTCTCGTCTTGCGAGAGATGGAAAATAACAGTTATGAGGTAATCTCCGAAATTTTAGGCGTCCCGATCGGCACGGTCCGCAGTCGTTTGCACCGGGCCCGATTGCAACTTCGCGATGAATTGAAAGAGACCTTACAAATCAACGAATGA
- a CDS encoding DUF420 domain-containing protein, with protein sequence MPLEDLLPHVNATLNAVAGVLLAIGYVLIKQRRETAHKRVMLSAFGVSILFLISYLTYHYIIGGQRSFPKEAPSAVRAFYFLVLISHILLAAITPFLAVATIYLGLRERRAAHVRLARWTFPIWMYVSITGVIVYLMLYHLYPAAAVGLIIR encoded by the coding sequence GTGCCCCTGGAAGACTTACTGCCGCATGTCAACGCCACGCTTAATGCGGTGGCCGGGGTGCTGCTGGCGATTGGCTACGTCCTGATCAAACAGCGGCGGGAAACGGCCCATAAGCGGGTCATGCTGAGCGCTTTCGGCGTGTCGATTCTGTTTTTAATCAGCTATCTCACGTACCACTACATCATCGGCGGCCAGCGGTCATTTCCTAAAGAGGCGCCCTCGGCGGTCCGGGCGTTCTATTTCCTGGTGCTGATCTCCCATATTTTGCTGGCGGCCATTACCCCGTTTCTGGCCGTGGCGACGATCTACCTGGGCCTGCGGGAACGTCGCGCGGCCCACGTGCGGCTGGCCCGCTGGACTTTTCCGATCTGGATGTATGTTTCCATTACGGGGGTGATCGTGTATCTGATGCTTTATCATCTCTACCCGGCGGCAGCGGTTGGGCTTATAATCCGGTAA
- a CDS encoding Rieske (2Fe-2S) protein has protein sequence MADDGFTTVAKIGDIPDGEGVAYAVNGRMVAVFNEGGVYQAIDDFCPHMGASLAGGHVEKGIVVCPWHAWRFATCDGTWCDNPRVKIDAFEVRLEGDAIQVCVPSKTPPPTEETDS, from the coding sequence ATGGCAGATGACGGCTTTACCACGGTAGCAAAAATTGGCGATATCCCCGACGGCGAAGGGGTCGCGTACGCCGTGAACGGCCGCATGGTGGCGGTCTTCAACGAAGGCGGCGTATACCAGGCGATCGACGACTTCTGCCCCCACATGGGCGCCTCGCTGGCCGGCGGCCATGTCGAAAAAGGGATCGTCGTGTGTCCCTGGCATGCCTGGCGTTTCGCCACCTGCGACGGCACCTGGTGCGACAACCCGCGGGTCAAGATCGACGCCTTTGAGGTTCGCCTGGAAGGGGACGCGATCCAGGTCTGCGTGCCCTCGAAAACGCCGCCCCCGACGGAAGAGACCGACAGCTGA